TTGAATCTAAATTTGCAGTGGGTTCGTCGGCAAGAACAAATTTGGGTTTCGAGGCTAAAGCCCTTGCAACAGCAACTCTTTGCTGCTGTCCGCCCGAAAGTTTGTTTGGTCGTTTGTTTATTTGCTCCTCCAATCCCACCGACTTCAGCAAATCAAAAGTGCGTTTTTCACGTTCAGTTTTCGATTTCCCCTGAAGGTGCATAATAAATTCTACGTTTTCTTTAGCTGTCAAAACCGGAATAAGATTGTATGCTTGAAAAACAAAACCAATATTGTTCATTCTGAATGTTGTTTTTTTCTTTGCTGATAGTGTAGCAATATCAACATCATTAATCTGAACATTTCCATCGCTGGCATCGTCTAATCCGCCAACAATATTCAGAAATGTTGTCTTCCCCGAACCCGAGGGTCCCACTATTGCAGCAAATTCGCCCTCTTCAAAATCCAAACTTATTCCATTCACAGCATGGACAGGATTTGTGTCTTCATCGTAAATTTTATGTAAATTTTTTATTTCTATTATTTTCATTTGTCTATGTTTTTTGTTCTATAAAAAGGAGTCTTTTGAGATTGTTAATTCTATTTTATTCGGTTCGGATAGATTCAGCCGGATTTAGACGTAATGCTTTAAAAGCCGGATAAAGGGCAGATATTATTCCTGTTAAAATTACCAGAGCTGATGTTATTATTAATGTTTCGAAATCGATGACCGGATATATAATTGGTGAAAAACCCATTGCAGAAAGTCCTTCGCCCCAAACAGACAAATCTAAACCAACTTTTGAGAAATATAATGAGATTAAATATCCAAAAATAATACCAATTATCCCTCCTGTAAACGATAAAAATATTGACTCTAAAATTATCATCGAAAAAACTCTAAGTTTGTTCATTCCCACAGCCATAAGCATACCGAGTTCTTTGACACGTTCGAGAACAACCATGAGCATTGTATTTATGATTCCAAAACAAAGTGCCAACAAAATAATAACAACAACCATGTACATATAGACTCCCATAAGTTCGTCCATATAGCCCATTTCCGGACTTAAAGTTCGCCAGTTTTCTGTTTTCAATTCCGGCATAAGTTTCGAGATTTCGTCAGTTATGCTTTCCAAATTATTACTGTTTTCCAACAAAATTGCTAATTCGTGGCAAGTATTTTCTTCCAAAGAGCAAAGCCTCGAAATATCGGAGTTTCGCACAAATATTGTCATTCCGTCGTATGCAGTATTTGATGTTTTATAAATTCCGGCAACTCTGAATGCACCACTAATAACATCGCCATTGATGTCCTGAACTGTAATAATTATTTTGTTTCGAATACGAACATCTAATTTGTCGGCTAATTTTTTTCCAATAACAACCGGATTTCTCGTAACACCTTCGAAATATTTTCCCTCGATGATTTTTTCATGAATATTGGATACTTGTTTTTCTTGTTCCGGTACTGTTCCGACAATTTTTACACCCGTTCCGGTTTCGGCAGTAGCAACCATCGAATTTATTATTATTCTATTTGAAGCAGCAAGAACACCTTCAATTTTATTTATTTCTGAAACTTTCTCGGATGTGTTAGTAATCAGATAGTTTAACTCGTAGTTTTCTTTGAATTTTGGCTTATGTACTTGAATATGTGCCATTTCTGTATTAATAACATCAGCGAGACGTTGATTAATCCAACCTTTCATAAAAAATGAAGAAAACACACCGGCTACAAGCCCTATTGAAACTGCAATGACAACAACCAAACTGCGCATTTTGTTTCGCCAAACGTTTCTCCATGATATTGACCAAATCATATTTTTATTTTTATTCGTTTAAAATTTCCTTTTATTTAGTTTTTAAATTTATCCTCTAAGTGCCTCAATAACTCTCAATTTCGAAATATTATAGATTGGATAAATCGAAATAACAATTGTAATTGCAAATACCGCCAGAGCTTGATTATAAAATACTTTAGGATCAATCGCAAATTTCATTACCGGTTCGAAACCGTAATTTATCATAACTTCAGCAGTTTGCCCGGTAAGAGGAATTGGATTTAAATATAAATAATAAGTAATCGGAAAACTCACAATAATTCCTGCAATAACGCCTACTAAACCAATCAACATGGTTTCAATAAACAAAATTCTCATTAATTTAAGTTTTTGCATTCCAACTGCAACAATAACACCCAACTCTCTTTTCCTTTCAGACATCATCATCATAATCGTACCCAAAATTCCGAAACCAATTACGAGATAAAGAATAATCTTGAAGACTACAGCAGTTCCCCTATCGCTTTCAATTTGCTGAACTAAAACCGGTTGCATTTCTTCCCAAGTCATCACTTCATGATTATCATTTATTGCAGCTTTCAAATTGTTTTGTATTTCTGTCATATTTCTATAATCATCTAACATAACTACATAGGAGGCTAACAGATTTTCGGCAGAATAAAAATTTTGACAATTTGAGATTTCCATTAAAATCAGAAGTCTGTTAAATTCCGGATTCGGATGTTTTATTATCCCACGAATTGGATATTTTCCGGCAGCACTCACTCCATGATATCCCTGCCCAATCATTACTAATGTATCATTCAATTTTAGTTTCAGATAGTCTGCCAAGCCTTCAGCAATTAACACTCCATCATCATCTTGTTTCAAATAGTTGCCGGTTTTCATTTTGGCTTTTACATTTGTTACTTTGTCTTCTTTTTCAGGATCGATGCCAAGCACCAAGGCTCCTTTTGTAATTTCTTCTGACGAAGCCAGTGCATACGATTCAAGGCGTGGAGTGTAGAACGAAATGTTCTTTTCATTTTCTA
The sequence above is drawn from the Bacteroidota bacterium genome and encodes:
- a CDS encoding ABC transporter permease gives rise to the protein MIWSISWRNVWRNKMRSLVVVIAVSIGLVAGVFSSFFMKGWINQRLADVINTEMAHIQVHKPKFKENYELNYLITNTSEKVSEINKIEGVLAASNRIIINSMVATAETGTGVKIVGTVPEQEKQVSNIHEKIIEGKYFEGVTRNPVVIGKKLADKLDVRIRNKIIITVQDINGDVISGAFRVAGIYKTSNTAYDGMTIFVRNSDISRLCSLEENTCHELAILLENSNNLESITDEISKLMPELKTENWRTLSPEMGYMDELMGVYMYMVVVIILLALCFGIINTMLMVVLERVKELGMLMAVGMNKLRVFSMIILESIFLSFTGGIIGIIFGYLISLYFSKVGLDLSVWGEGLSAMGFSPIIYPVIDFETLIITSALVILTGIISALYPAFKALRLNPAESIRTE
- a CDS encoding ABC transporter ATP-binding protein, with protein sequence MKIIEIKNLHKIYDEDTNPVHAVNGISLDFEEGEFAAIVGPSGSGKTTFLNIVGGLDDASDGNVQINDVDIATLSAKKKTTFRMNNIGFVFQAYNLIPVLTAKENVEFIMHLQGKSKTEREKRTFDLLKSVGLEEQINKRPNKLSGGQQQRVAVARALASKPKFVLADEPTANLDSKSTENLLDIMEKLNSDENITFIFSTHDARVVKKARRVITIEDGKVVSDVRK
- a CDS encoding ABC transporter permease, whose amino-acid sequence is MYTNFKIAWRNLWRNRRRTSIAISSILFGVLFSAIMSSMQEGSYTNMVDIAVKFYSGSIQIHKKGYWENQKINNTFESSPEIIAALENEKNISFYTPRLESYALASSEEITKGALVLGIDPEKEDKVTNVKAKMKTGNYLKQDDDGVLIAEGLADYLKLKLNDTLVMIGQGYHGVSAAGKYPIRGIIKHPNPEFNRLLILMEISNCQNFYSAENLLASYVVMLDDYRNMTEIQNNLKAAINDNHEVMTWEEMQPVLVQQIESDRGTAVVFKIILYLVIGFGILGTIMMMMSERKRELGVIVAVGMQKLKLMRILFIETMLIGLVGVIAGIIVSFPITYYLYLNPIPLTGQTAEVMINYGFEPVMKFAIDPKVFYNQALAVFAITIVISIYPIYNISKLRVIEALRG